Proteins from a genomic interval of Clostridium sp. M62/1:
- a CDS encoding cyclodeaminase/cyclohydrolase family protein, with protein MAELKDLSIEEFAALAASDAPAPGGGSVSAVAGALAAALAEMVANLTVGKAKYADAEEEMKEIAAKGAEIRKTLVDDIERDSESFTLYMKALGMPKDTEEQKAVRREAMQNGLKEAARVPLSVARTAAEIFPLAEAVIARGNTNAVTDGLVAAMMARTAVIGALFNVKINLGSIKDEEFRAEMEKEVSRLEAEAVEYEKRILKSSELSDSLC; from the coding sequence ATGGCAGAGTTAAAGGATTTAAGTATTGAGGAGTTTGCCGCCCTGGCGGCATCTGACGCTCCGGCGCCGGGAGGAGGCAGTGTTTCTGCTGTGGCAGGCGCCCTGGCGGCAGCTTTGGCTGAGATGGTGGCAAATCTCACTGTGGGGAAGGCCAAGTATGCCGATGCAGAGGAGGAGATGAAGGAGATTGCAGCAAAGGGAGCAGAAATAAGAAAAACGCTGGTGGACGACATTGAGAGAGACAGTGAATCCTTTACCCTTTATATGAAAGCTCTGGGGATGCCGAAGGACACAGAGGAGCAGAAGGCAGTCCGCAGGGAGGCCATGCAGAATGGGCTTAAGGAGGCGGCCAGGGTTCCGCTCTCTGTGGCCAGGACGGCAGCAGAGATTTTTCCGCTGGCGGAGGCAGTGATTGCAAGGGGGAATACGAATGCGGTGACCGACGGTCTGGTGGCTGCCATGATGGCCCGCACAGCCGTGATCGGCGCGCTGTTTAATGTAAAAATTAACCTGGGTTCCATCAAGGATGAGGAATTCAGGGCCGAAATGGAAAAGGAGGTCAGCCGCCTGGAGGCAGAGGCAGTGGAGTATGAGAAGAGAATTTTAAAAAGCTCGGAGCTCTCAGATTCGCTCTGCTAA
- the ftcD gene encoding glutamate formimidoyltransferase — protein sequence MMNKLLECVPNYSEGRDMQKVEQIVDCFRGKKGVKLLDYQTDKDHNRCVVTAIGEPEALRDAVIASFGKAAELIDMTKHEGQHPRMGAVDVVPFIPCRNTSLEEADAVAKEVAKAVGERYAIPCFLYESSATAPHRVNLASIRKGQFEGMAEKMKDKELWTPDFGPETIHPTAGVSAVGARMPLVAFNVNLDTSDLEIANQIARKIRHINGGYRYVKAIGVMLEERGIAQVSMNLTDYTKTAIYRAFEAVKMEARRYGVRAVGTEIVGLLPMQALIDCAEYYLQVENFDSAQVMENRLLEEE from the coding sequence ATGATGAACAAGTTGCTTGAGTGTGTGCCCAATTACAGTGAAGGACGCGATATGCAGAAGGTAGAGCAGATTGTAGACTGCTTTCGGGGGAAAAAGGGTGTGAAACTTCTGGATTATCAGACGGATAAGGATCACAACCGCTGCGTTGTGACTGCAATCGGAGAGCCGGAGGCTTTAAGGGACGCAGTCATTGCTTCCTTTGGAAAGGCTGCAGAGCTGATTGATATGACAAAGCATGAGGGACAGCACCCGAGGATGGGAGCTGTGGATGTTGTCCCCTTTATTCCATGCCGCAATACTTCCCTGGAGGAGGCGGATGCCGTTGCAAAGGAGGTAGCGAAGGCAGTAGGAGAGAGGTACGCAATTCCCTGCTTCCTATATGAATCTTCAGCCACAGCTCCCCACAGAGTGAATCTTGCCAGTATCAGGAAGGGCCAGTTTGAGGGAATGGCTGAGAAGATGAAGGACAAGGAGCTGTGGACCCCTGATTTTGGTCCGGAAACCATTCATCCGACTGCAGGTGTGTCAGCTGTCGGAGCCAGAATGCCGTTGGTGGCCTTCAATGTAAACCTGGATACCTCAGATTTGGAGATTGCCAACCAGATCGCCAGAAAGATCCGCCACATTAACGGAGGATACCGCTATGTCAAGGCCATCGGCGTCATGCTGGAGGAAAGGGGGATTGCCCAGGTTTCCATGAACCTGACCGACTATACCAAAACGGCAATCTACCGCGCCTTTGAGGCTGTAAAGATGGAGGCGAGACGCTACGGCGTGCGGGCCGTTGGAACGGAGATTGTGGGGCTCCTTCCCATGCAGGCATTAATTGACTGCGCTGAGTATTATCTTCAGGTTGAAAACTTTGACAGCGCCCAGGTAATGGAGAACAGACTTTTAGAGGAGGAGTAG